In Ruania zhangjianzhongii, the following proteins share a genomic window:
- a CDS encoding acyl-CoA dehydrogenase family protein → MSTTPKVTERDARRVAEQSRQSEWANESFAKQLYLGDFRPDLVWPRVAADPEQHARGEAFLDRLASHLSEHVDGARIEAEDSISDEVLAGLIDLGTFGIKIPTAYGGLGLSQVHYNRALMLIGSAHPSLGALISAHQSIGVPEPVKQFGSEELKAEYLPRCAAGAISAFLLTEPDVGSDPARLRATATPTADGDYLLDGVKLWTTNGVLAELLVVMARVPEHAGGKGGITAFVVAGDAEGITVERRNSFMGLKGLENGLTRFHQVRVPARNVVGREGQGLKIALTTLNTGRLSIPALCVAASKWSLKIAREWSNERVQWGRPIGRHPAVAHKLAFMAATAYAQEAVVEIAGELSDSGAADIRIEAALAKLWCSEMAWQVADDLVQLRGGRGYETAASLAARGERAVPAEQLLRDLRINRVFEGSSEIMHLLIAREAVDTHLAVAGDIIDPEATSAQRSQALVAAAKFYASWLPRLLTGPGNTPTSYADLGPSARHLRYVERASRRLARSTFYGMARWQGGLEHKQGFLGRIVDIGAELFAITAVSAYAARPGADDSAQALVDGFCRQSRLRVEALFRALWVNTDAPDEKLAARVLAGDLTWAEAGVLDPSEGTGPWIADPQHGPSTEPGVRRRYR, encoded by the coding sequence ATGAGCACCACCCCGAAGGTCACCGAGCGCGACGCGCGCCGGGTAGCCGAGCAGTCCCGGCAGAGCGAGTGGGCGAACGAGTCGTTCGCCAAGCAGCTCTACCTCGGTGACTTCCGCCCGGACCTGGTCTGGCCACGAGTAGCGGCCGACCCGGAGCAGCACGCCCGGGGTGAGGCCTTCCTGGACCGGCTGGCCAGCCACCTGAGCGAGCACGTCGACGGCGCACGGATCGAGGCCGAGGACTCCATCAGTGACGAGGTGCTCGCCGGGCTGATCGACCTCGGCACCTTCGGCATCAAGATCCCCACCGCCTACGGCGGCCTCGGGCTGAGCCAGGTGCACTACAACCGTGCGCTGATGTTGATCGGGTCGGCGCATCCCAGCCTCGGCGCCCTGATCTCGGCACACCAGTCGATCGGGGTACCCGAACCGGTGAAGCAGTTCGGGTCCGAGGAACTCAAGGCCGAGTACCTGCCGCGCTGCGCGGCCGGAGCCATCTCGGCGTTCCTGCTCACCGAGCCGGACGTCGGCTCCGACCCGGCCCGACTGCGCGCCACCGCCACTCCCACCGCCGACGGCGACTACCTGCTCGACGGGGTCAAGCTGTGGACCACGAACGGAGTGCTGGCCGAGCTGCTGGTGGTGATGGCCCGGGTGCCCGAGCACGCGGGGGGCAAGGGTGGCATCACCGCCTTCGTCGTGGCGGGGGACGCGGAGGGCATCACCGTCGAACGGCGCAACTCGTTCATGGGGCTGAAAGGACTGGAGAACGGGCTCACCCGGTTCCACCAGGTCCGGGTACCCGCGAGGAACGTCGTCGGGCGGGAGGGACAGGGCCTGAAGATCGCGCTGACCACGCTGAACACCGGGCGGCTGTCCATCCCGGCGCTGTGCGTCGCGGCAAGCAAGTGGTCGCTGAAGATCGCCCGGGAGTGGAGCAACGAACGGGTGCAGTGGGGCCGGCCGATCGGGCGGCACCCGGCGGTCGCGCACAAGCTGGCGTTCATGGCCGCCACCGCCTATGCGCAGGAGGCCGTGGTGGAGATCGCCGGGGAGCTGAGTGACTCCGGTGCCGCCGATATCCGGATCGAGGCCGCGCTGGCCAAGCTGTGGTGCTCGGAGATGGCGTGGCAGGTGGCCGACGATCTGGTGCAGCTGCGTGGCGGCCGCGGCTACGAGACGGCCGCCTCGCTGGCCGCCCGTGGGGAACGAGCCGTGCCGGCCGAGCAGCTGCTCCGGGACCTGCGGATCAACCGCGTCTTCGAGGGATCCAGCGAGATCATGCATCTGCTGATCGCGCGGGAGGCAGTGGACACCCACCTCGCCGTGGCCGGGGACATCATCGATCCCGAGGCCACGTCCGCGCAGCGTTCCCAGGCCCTGGTGGCGGCGGCGAAGTTCTACGCCTCCTGGTTGCCGCGCCTGCTCACCGGACCGGGCAATACTCCGACCTCCTACGCCGACCTCGGCCCGTCCGCCCGGCACCTGCGGTACGTAGAGCGCGCGAGCCGCCGGCTGGCCCGGTCCACGTTCTACGGGATGGCCCGCTGGCAGGGCGGTCTGGAGCACAAGCAGGGTTTCCTCGGCCGGATCGTGGACATCGGTGCCGAGCTGTTCGCGATCACCGCCGTGTCCGCCTACGCGGCCCGCCCCGGCGCCGACGATTCGGCGCAAGCACTGGTCGACGGCTTCTGCCGACAGTCCCGGCTGCGGGTGGAGGCCCTGTTCCGGGCGCTGTGGGTGAACACCGACGCACCGGACGAGAAGCTCGCTGCCCGGGTGCTCGCCGGGGACCTCACCTGGGCCGAGGCCGGGGTGCTCGACCCGAGCGAGGGTACCGGACCGTGGATCGCCGACCCCCAGCACGGCCCGTCCACTGAGCCAGGGGTGCGGCGCCGCTACCGGTAA
- a CDS encoding alpha/beta fold hydrolase, producing the protein METVTLAAGPIDYVDTGGPGPVIVLTHGFPMNHLQWRKVLPLLGDFRCILPTLPLGAHRLPMNPGVDLGQGGQAQILADFLDALELRDVTLVMNDWGGPQFLIALGRAQRIARMVFVACEAFDNFPPKRARPAMRLTRAPGGTWLLMQLLRMAFFRHSRRTWGALSHTRIPEGVLDQWFAPAQGSRAIRRDLRAFAVGAPRRRTLLAWSQALGEFASPALIVWASEDLMMPSEHGQRLADLLPQGRLVEVHDSGTLIPEDQPEELARILCDFLDQDASVPGPSETEAGPRKKR; encoded by the coding sequence GTGGAGACCGTGACGTTGGCGGCTGGTCCCATCGACTACGTGGATACGGGTGGCCCAGGGCCGGTGATAGTGCTCACGCACGGCTTCCCCATGAATCACCTGCAGTGGCGCAAAGTCCTTCCCCTGTTGGGTGACTTCCGTTGCATCCTGCCCACACTCCCGCTAGGCGCCCACCGGCTGCCGATGAACCCCGGGGTCGATCTCGGTCAAGGCGGACAAGCGCAGATCCTGGCCGACTTCCTTGACGCCCTAGAACTTCGGGATGTCACGCTAGTGATGAACGACTGGGGCGGCCCTCAGTTCCTCATCGCCCTGGGCCGCGCCCAGCGGATCGCGCGGATGGTCTTCGTCGCGTGCGAGGCATTCGACAACTTCCCGCCGAAGCGGGCTCGGCCAGCGATGCGGTTGACGCGTGCACCCGGTGGCACGTGGCTCCTCATGCAACTTCTCCGCATGGCGTTCTTCCGGCACAGTCGCAGAACGTGGGGGGCGTTGAGCCACACGCGGATTCCCGAGGGCGTGCTCGATCAATGGTTCGCGCCGGCGCAGGGGAGCAGAGCGATCAGACGCGACCTTCGTGCATTTGCCGTCGGTGCGCCACGGCGTCGGACATTGCTGGCGTGGAGCCAGGCGCTCGGAGAATTTGCCTCTCCGGCGCTCATTGTCTGGGCTTCAGAAGATCTCATGATGCCTAGCGAGCACGGACAGCGCCTCGCCGACCTCCTCCCACAGGGCCGCCTGGTTGAGGTGCACGATTCGGGCACCTTGATCCCTGAGGATCAACCCGAAGAATTGGCACGGATACTGTGCGACTTCCTGGATCAGGACGCGTCTGTTCCAGGCCCGTCCGAGACAGAGGCAGGGCCAAGAAAGAAACGGTGA
- a CDS encoding nuclear transport factor 2 family protein yields MYKRFVRAKVRSTFESINDGDYLPMVDGLAPTFEYRFHGDHALGGHRTSRAAMVRWWERVLRLMPGVRFSIDDILVNGGPWRTRVAVRSHVSGPLPGDEHYANTVFQFISLRWGKVTSVETLEDLQVLQRALHAVATAGDSEALADPIED; encoded by the coding sequence ATGTACAAACGCTTCGTCAGAGCCAAGGTCCGCTCGACGTTCGAGAGCATCAACGACGGTGACTACCTGCCTATGGTCGACGGACTCGCGCCCACATTCGAGTACCGGTTCCATGGCGACCATGCACTCGGGGGCCATCGAACCAGCCGAGCGGCGATGGTGCGGTGGTGGGAACGAGTCTTGCGACTGATGCCCGGCGTCCGGTTCTCCATCGATGACATTCTCGTGAACGGCGGGCCCTGGCGAACACGCGTCGCTGTGCGCTCCCACGTGTCCGGCCCTCTCCCCGGGGACGAGCACTACGCGAACACCGTGTTCCAATTCATCAGCCTGAGGTGGGGCAAAGTCACGTCGGTAGAGACCCTCGAGGACCTGCAGGTGCTTCAGCGCGCCCTGCACGCGGTCGCCACAGCCGGTGACAGCGAGGCACTCGCAGACCCCATCGAGGACTGA
- a CDS encoding TetR/AcrR family transcriptional regulator encodes MTSVRIGTRERILTATSILFRRQGYTGTGLKEIAVESDARIGSVYHFFDGKEALAEEVVRTGGAAYGAMVLGVLNDGSPAPVDAIGAMFTQAARDLEQSDYADACPIATVALEAASTHDTIRQATADVFAAWTDDLSSWCRAIVDDPHRSRDLAIAILTSLEGGFILARAQRSQAPLLAAGRSMTQLAQTMADAT; translated from the coding sequence ATGACCAGCGTGAGGATCGGTACGCGCGAGCGCATTCTGACGGCGACCAGCATCCTGTTCCGACGACAGGGATACACCGGGACCGGACTGAAGGAGATCGCGGTCGAGTCAGACGCGAGGATCGGCTCCGTCTACCACTTCTTTGACGGCAAGGAAGCTCTGGCTGAGGAGGTCGTCCGCACCGGTGGCGCTGCCTACGGAGCCATGGTGCTGGGCGTACTGAATGACGGATCTCCCGCCCCGGTCGATGCAATCGGAGCGATGTTCACCCAGGCGGCCAGAGATCTGGAGCAGTCCGACTACGCCGATGCGTGCCCGATCGCCACCGTGGCACTGGAGGCGGCCAGCACCCACGACACCATCAGGCAAGCAACGGCGGACGTCTTCGCTGCGTGGACCGACGACCTGTCCTCATGGTGTCGCGCCATAGTCGATGACCCGCACCGCTCGCGCGATCTGGCGATCGCGATCCTGACGAGCCTGGAGGGAGGGTTCATCCTGGCACGCGCCCAACGCTCCCAAGCTCCCCTCCTTGCAGCGGGTCGGTCGATGACCCAACTGGCACAGACGATGGCCGACGCCACCTGA
- a CDS encoding SGNH/GDSL hydrolase family protein, with the protein MSVSWHRYIAVGDSMTEGLWDPYAEEGEQLRGWADRLAAALSARRVADGGARLEYANLAVRGRLLGPILDVQLPEALAAGPDLVSIVGGGNDLLRPNADPDRLAVRLERAVRSARAAGAQVLLATGTDPRRAPLLGAIRPKVAVYNAHIWSIARRTGADVVDVWGLRALQDWRMWAQDRIHLSPEGHHRVAQAALVALGLPPEDPDWARPLPAAEPIPVRDQWRTDAAWLRREVYPWARRHLRGRSSGDGRSAKRPDAAPLAAMEPDGSAGADERAGPDGSAEHGGSADGAGPTNGVGDDG; encoded by the coding sequence GTGAGTGTGAGCTGGCACCGCTATATCGCCGTCGGGGACTCGATGACCGAGGGCCTGTGGGACCCCTACGCCGAGGAGGGGGAGCAACTGCGGGGCTGGGCGGACCGGCTGGCCGCCGCGTTGTCCGCGCGGCGGGTCGCCGACGGCGGAGCTCGCCTGGAGTACGCAAATCTCGCCGTGCGTGGCCGGCTGCTGGGGCCGATCCTGGACGTCCAGCTCCCCGAGGCCCTCGCCGCCGGACCGGACTTGGTGTCCATCGTGGGCGGTGGCAACGATCTGCTCCGGCCGAACGCGGACCCGGACCGGCTCGCCGTGCGGTTGGAGCGGGCGGTGCGCAGCGCACGGGCGGCCGGCGCGCAGGTGCTGCTGGCCACCGGTACCGACCCTCGCCGCGCCCCACTGCTCGGGGCGATCCGGCCGAAGGTGGCGGTGTACAACGCCCACATCTGGTCGATCGCCCGGCGGACCGGGGCAGACGTGGTGGACGTGTGGGGGTTGCGCGCACTGCAGGACTGGCGGATGTGGGCGCAGGACCGGATCCACCTCAGCCCCGAGGGGCATCACCGGGTGGCGCAAGCCGCCCTGGTAGCGCTCGGCCTGCCGCCGGAGGACCCGGACTGGGCCCGGCCGCTGCCGGCCGCCGAGCCGATCCCGGTGCGGGACCAGTGGCGCACCGATGCCGCCTGGCTGCGCCGGGAGGTCTACCCTTGGGCACGGCGGCACCTGCGCGGGCGGTCCTCCGGCGATGGGCGCTCCGCCAAGCGCCCGGACGCGGCGCCACTGGCCGCGATGGAGCCGGACGGATCGGCCGGGGCGGACGAACGGGCCGGGCCGGACGGTTCAGCCGAACACGGCGGATCGGCCGATGGGGCCGGCCCGACGAACGGGGTGGGTGACGATGGCTGA
- a CDS encoding uracil-DNA glycosylase: MARPCHASVVQTSATSSPQPLTELVDPGWARALADVEGDIHTMGGFLRAEIAAGRGYLPAGENVLRAFTHPFEQVRVLIVGQDPYPTPGHAMGLSFSVQEDVRPIPRSLQNIYKELTSDLGLPTPTTGDLSAWAHAGVLLLNRSLTVQPGQPASHRGKGWERVTDAAIRALVAREEPMVAILWGRDAQSLSPLLGQTPIIASVHPSPLSASRGFFGSRPFSRANELLVAAGAEPVDWQLP; this comes from the coding sequence ATGGCGCGGCCGTGCCACGCTAGTGTTGTGCAGACCTCAGCGACAAGCAGTCCCCAACCGTTGACGGAGCTGGTCGACCCCGGCTGGGCGCGTGCGCTGGCCGACGTCGAAGGCGATATCCATACGATGGGCGGGTTCCTGCGCGCCGAGATCGCGGCCGGGCGCGGCTATCTGCCGGCTGGCGAGAATGTGCTGCGTGCCTTCACCCACCCGTTCGAGCAGGTGCGGGTGCTGATCGTCGGTCAGGACCCCTACCCCACACCGGGCCATGCGATGGGGCTGTCCTTCTCGGTGCAGGAGGACGTGCGGCCGATCCCGCGGTCACTGCAGAACATCTACAAGGAGCTGACCAGCGATCTCGGCCTGCCGACGCCGACCACCGGCGACCTGTCCGCCTGGGCACACGCCGGGGTGCTGCTGCTGAACCGGAGCCTGACCGTGCAACCTGGGCAGCCCGCCTCGCACCGGGGCAAAGGCTGGGAACGGGTCACCGATGCGGCGATCCGGGCGCTCGTGGCGCGCGAGGAGCCGATGGTGGCGATCCTCTGGGGCCGGGACGCGCAGTCGCTCTCGCCGCTGCTCGGGCAGACGCCGATCATCGCCAGCGTGCACCCCAGCCCGCTGTCGGCCTCCCGCGGGTTCTTCGGCTCGCGGCCGTTCTCCCGCGCGAACGAGCTGCTGGTGGCGGCCGGGGCCGAGCCGGTGGACTGGCAGCTGCCGTGA
- a CDS encoding DUF3263 domain-containing protein — MSAVRPLTTESTTAAGDLSERDAQILAFERQWWKYAGAKESAIRELFDMSATRYYQVLNTLIDDPAALAAEPMLVKRLRRMRSTRQRERTARRLGNDL, encoded by the coding sequence ATGTCGGCAGTTCGTCCGCTGACCACCGAGAGCACGACCGCCGCTGGCGACCTCAGCGAGCGGGACGCGCAGATCCTCGCGTTCGAGCGGCAGTGGTGGAAGTACGCCGGCGCGAAGGAGAGCGCGATCCGCGAGCTCTTCGACATGTCCGCTACCCGCTACTACCAGGTGCTGAACACGCTGATCGATGACCCGGCGGCGCTCGCCGCCGAGCCGATGCTGGTCAAGCGGCTGCGCCGGATGCGGTCCACCCGGCAGCGCGAGCGGACGGCCCGCCGCCTCGGCAATGACCTGTAA
- a CDS encoding LytR C-terminal domain-containing protein encodes MSKQPYAYDEDEFDALGADRVPVGVHRRPVPWWRHALPFLVVLVLAPILAFGVVQIWSQEAGPNSDPTPTAGADDSGADGSGDTGGEEPSGEGTDETGESDADADASESPEEETTPEDDLDRDLGVWILNGSATVGLAGEAASQLEADDWTNIDTADYSNELPTESAVFYTTAEMAEEAEAIGEALGIGALYEDPEAASNGVVIVLRSDFEQ; translated from the coding sequence GTGAGCAAGCAGCCGTACGCCTACGACGAGGATGAGTTCGACGCGCTCGGCGCCGACCGCGTCCCCGTTGGGGTCCACCGCCGACCTGTGCCGTGGTGGCGGCACGCACTGCCGTTCCTGGTGGTGCTGGTCCTGGCGCCGATCCTCGCGTTCGGTGTGGTGCAGATCTGGTCGCAGGAGGCCGGACCGAACTCCGACCCCACGCCCACGGCTGGTGCCGATGACAGTGGCGCCGACGGCTCCGGGGACACCGGCGGCGAGGAGCCCTCAGGCGAGGGCACCGATGAGACCGGCGAGTCCGATGCCGACGCTGACGCCAGCGAGTCGCCCGAGGAGGAGACCACCCCGGAGGACGACCTGGACCGCGATCTCGGCGTCTGGATACTCAACGGGAGTGCGACGGTCGGGCTGGCCGGTGAGGCCGCCAGCCAGCTCGAAGCCGACGACTGGACCAACATCGACACGGCCGACTACAGCAACGAGCTGCCCACGGAGAGCGCGGTCTTCTACACCACAGCGGAGATGGCCGAAGAAGCGGAGGCCATCGGGGAAGCACTGGGGATCGGCGCGCTGTATGAGGACCCCGAGGCTGCCTCGAACGGGGTCGTGATCGTGCTGCGGTCGGACTTCGAGCAGTAA
- a CDS encoding glycoside hydrolase family 15, with protein MTSRLRPLTVVATLVVAVALVAAAALVKPRAPVAHNSLYQNGVAVDAEGNPTIIAAGEQPQYLAGTRILDPGPGDQLEAAEILASESHQWLAEGQIPGAGHDYAELATTALLDLRTLTSDDGAVLAGPSTNWRYVWPRDASFVVAAYTATGHPADAISILEFLQQVQEDDGSFHARYLPDGSGVPDERGLQTDGTAWVLWALDRLLAAAPELGLDVAALRDQFTPMIERSTDYLLSQTNTESGLPLPSADYWERQESQVTLGTAAPVLAGLEASERIYRGAGLAQQADDVVTRTEQLRGAITDDFGQYGYGRYPSRTAQDAATAFTLPPFLAEPLPGALVAWQTSIGAMQRPAGGLAPGSSWREPSMSWTPETALYAWAAASNGQDALAWQWIEWIDEHRTATGSIPEKVGPDGSPAHVAPLTWSCALVLLTLAELDEPR; from the coding sequence ATGACATCTCGTCTGCGACCGCTCACCGTGGTGGCCACCCTGGTGGTGGCCGTCGCGCTGGTGGCTGCTGCGGCACTGGTGAAACCCCGGGCACCGGTCGCGCACAACTCCCTCTACCAGAACGGTGTCGCTGTCGACGCCGAGGGGAACCCCACGATCATTGCCGCGGGCGAGCAACCGCAGTACCTGGCCGGCACGCGGATCCTCGACCCGGGCCCCGGTGACCAGCTCGAGGCTGCCGAGATCCTGGCTTCGGAGAGCCACCAGTGGCTCGCCGAAGGCCAGATCCCCGGCGCCGGGCACGATTACGCCGAGCTGGCCACCACCGCTCTGCTCGACCTGCGGACTCTGACCAGCGACGACGGCGCCGTGCTCGCCGGCCCGTCGACCAACTGGCGCTACGTCTGGCCGCGAGACGCCTCCTTCGTGGTGGCCGCCTACACCGCCACCGGGCATCCGGCCGACGCGATCTCGATCCTGGAGTTCCTGCAGCAGGTCCAGGAGGACGACGGCTCCTTCCACGCCCGTTACCTGCCCGACGGTTCGGGTGTGCCGGACGAGCGCGGACTGCAGACCGACGGCACCGCCTGGGTGCTGTGGGCTCTGGACCGACTGCTGGCCGCAGCGCCCGAGCTCGGGCTAGACGTGGCGGCCCTGCGGGACCAGTTCACCCCGATGATCGAACGGTCCACCGACTACCTGCTCAGCCAGACCAACACCGAGAGCGGACTACCGCTGCCGTCCGCCGACTACTGGGAGCGTCAGGAGTCCCAGGTGACCCTCGGCACCGCCGCCCCGGTACTCGCCGGCCTGGAAGCATCGGAACGGATCTACCGCGGAGCCGGGCTGGCACAGCAGGCCGACGACGTAGTCACCCGCACCGAGCAGCTGCGCGGAGCCATCACCGACGATTTCGGGCAGTACGGCTATGGCCGCTACCCGAGCCGCACCGCCCAGGACGCGGCAACGGCGTTCACCCTGCCACCGTTCCTCGCCGAGCCGCTGCCCGGTGCGCTGGTCGCCTGGCAGACGTCGATCGGCGCGATGCAGCGCCCGGCCGGCGGGCTCGCGCCCGGCTCCTCCTGGCGCGAGCCGTCCATGTCCTGGACCCCGGAGACTGCGCTCTATGCCTGGGCCGCCGCCAGCAACGGCCAGGACGCCCTCGCGTGGCAGTGGATCGAGTGGATCGATGAGCACCGCACGGCTACCGGTTCGATCCCGGAGAAGGTGGGCCCGGACGGCTCCCCCGCGCACGTCGCCCCACTGACCTGGAGCTGCGCTCTGGTGCTGCTCACCCTGGCCGAGCTGGACGAACCGCGCTGA